The Deinococcus sonorensis KR-87 genome includes a window with the following:
- a CDS encoding ABC transporter substrate-binding protein produces MKSTLFALTVLALLGSTQARTWDEIKSSGTIKIATEGAFPPFNYFEGKKLTGFEVDLGNALAKQLGVKVEWITQPFDNLLIGLNQNRYDFVIASHGITPERQKAVDFSNPHYCTGGAIVSRVGGPKTAADLKGKTVAVQVGTTYLENVQKVAGVGSVKTFPKDTDAQAALMAGRVDAWVGDKFSALDVVKAQKGKLQQGDLLFQEKIAMAVKKNNTTLTKQLNTALSALESNGVYAKLSKQYFAQDVRCK; encoded by the coding sequence ATGAAGAGCACACTGTTTGCACTGACCGTCCTGGCGCTGCTGGGCAGCACCCAGGCGCGCACCTGGGACGAGATCAAGTCCAGCGGCACCATCAAGATCGCCACCGAGGGCGCGTTTCCGCCGTTCAACTACTTCGAGGGCAAGAAGCTGACGGGCTTCGAGGTGGACCTGGGGAACGCCCTGGCCAAGCAGCTGGGCGTCAAGGTGGAGTGGATCACCCAGCCGTTCGACAACCTGCTGATCGGGCTGAACCAGAACCGCTACGACTTCGTGATCGCCTCGCACGGCATCACGCCGGAGCGGCAGAAGGCCGTGGACTTCTCCAACCCGCACTACTGCACCGGCGGCGCCATCGTGAGCCGGGTGGGTGGCCCCAAGACGGCCGCCGACCTGAAGGGCAAGACCGTGGCGGTGCAGGTGGGCACCACCTACCTGGAGAACGTGCAGAAGGTGGCGGGCGTGGGCAGCGTCAAGACCTTCCCCAAGGACACCGACGCGCAGGCCGCGCTGATGGCTGGCCGGGTGGACGCCTGGGTCGGCGACAAGTTCAGTGCCCTGGACGTGGTGAAGGCGCAGAAGGGCAAGCTGCAGCAGGGCGACCTGCTGTTCCAGGAAAAGATCGCCATGGCGGTCAAGAAGAACAACACCACCCTGACCAAACAGCTCAACACGGCCCTGAGCGCCCTGGAGAGCAACGGCGTGTATGCCAAGCTGAGCAAGCAGTACTTCGCTCAGGACGTCCGCTGCAAGTAA
- a CDS encoding pyridoxal phosphate-dependent aminotransferase → MQSPFTLSARARSLKPSSTVAVTSRALELRHAGVDVISLGVGEPDFDTPPHIKAAGIAAIEAGRTKYTGVNGIPELREAISQKFERENGLHHAPDAVTVTSGGKQALFNAFFALLNPGDEVLVPSPYWVSYPEMIALTGAVAVPVPTVPEEGFQLDPERLERLITPRTRAVLLNSPGNPTGAVFPPEVLQRVAELAQRHGLMIITDEMYEHLVYGAEQVSIGRYAPEHTLTVNGASKAYAMTGWRIGYAGGPKAVISAMNSFQSQSTSNASSVGQYAALAAFQQHQETLRFIEMARRAYHERRDFLVAGLNRLGLPTPLPEGAFYVMTDTTRIHPDELEAARIILDDALVAVVPGTDFAAPGQVRLSYATSMDQLQEVLRRLEQLLARR, encoded by the coding sequence ATGCAGAGCCCGTTTACGCTGTCCGCCCGCGCCCGCAGCCTGAAGCCCTCCTCGACGGTGGCCGTGACCTCCCGCGCGCTGGAACTGCGCCACGCCGGGGTGGACGTGATCAGCCTGGGGGTGGGCGAGCCGGACTTCGACACGCCGCCGCACATCAAGGCCGCCGGGATCGCCGCCATTGAGGCCGGACGCACCAAGTACACCGGGGTGAACGGCATTCCGGAACTGCGCGAGGCCATCAGCCAGAAGTTCGAGCGCGAGAACGGCCTGCACCACGCGCCCGACGCCGTGACCGTGACGAGCGGCGGCAAGCAGGCGCTGTTCAACGCCTTCTTCGCGCTGCTCAACCCCGGCGACGAGGTGCTGGTGCCCTCACCCTACTGGGTCAGCTACCCGGAGATGATCGCGCTGACCGGCGCGGTGGCCGTCCCGGTGCCGACCGTCCCGGAGGAGGGCTTTCAGCTGGACCCGGAGCGGCTGGAGCGGCTGATCACGCCGCGCACCCGCGCCGTCCTGCTCAACAGCCCCGGCAACCCCACCGGCGCCGTGTTTCCGCCGGAGGTGCTGCAGCGGGTGGCGGAGCTGGCCCAGCGACACGGCCTGATGATCATCACTGACGAGATGTACGAGCATCTGGTGTACGGCGCCGAGCAGGTGAGCATCGGGCGCTACGCGCCGGAGCACACCCTGACCGTCAACGGCGCCAGCAAGGCGTATGCCATGACCGGCTGGCGCATCGGCTACGCGGGTGGCCCGAAAGCCGTCATTTCGGCCATGAACAGCTTCCAGAGCCAGAGCACCAGCAACGCCTCCAGCGTGGGCCAGTACGCGGCGCTGGCCGCCTTCCAGCAGCACCAGGAAACCCTGCGCTTCATCGAGATGGCCCGCCGCGCCTACCATGAGCGCCGCGACTTCCTGGTGGCGGGCCTGAACCGGCTGGGCCTGCCGACCCCGCTGCCGGAGGGTGCCTTCTACGTCATGACCGACACCACCCGCATCCACCCGGACGAGCTGGAGGCGGCCCGCATCATCCTGGACGACGCGCTGGTGGCGGTGGTGCCCGGCACCGACTTTGCCGCGCCGGGGCAGGTGCGGCTCAGCTACGCCACCAGCATGGACCAGCTGCAGGAGGTGCTGCGGCGCCTGGAACAGCTGCTGGCCCGCCGCTGA
- a CDS encoding ABC transporter ATP-binding protein, producing MAEVVLEHVVKRYGKTQTAVQDFNLHIKDKEFMVFVGPSGCGKSTTLRMIAGLEDISEGTLRIGDRIVNDVPPKDRDIAMVFQNYALYPHMNVYDNMAFGLKLRKTPKDQIDKRVRDAAKILQIEHLLGRKPKELSGGQRQRVALGRAIVREPKVFLMDEPLSNLDAKLRVEMRSQISQLHRRLGTTIIYVTHDQVEAMTMGSRIVVMRDGVIQQVDTPLNLYDFPRNKFVAGFIGSPSMNFLNGKIQNGQFVVGGAPVAAQGRLSESMRAYEGKDVVMGIRPEHIGLRGMTNLPEGTNIIRGRVLVVEPLGAQTDFIVEIAGQTLTVKVEGQARIQPGDSVELVVDQRRLHAFDAQTEMAIDRGSPVGTLGQADLDMSQTQATVISAD from the coding sequence ATGGCAGAAGTTGTGCTCGAACACGTGGTGAAGCGCTACGGCAAGACCCAGACGGCTGTCCAGGATTTCAACCTGCACATCAAGGACAAGGAGTTCATGGTGTTCGTGGGGCCGTCCGGCTGCGGCAAGTCCACCACCCTGCGCATGATCGCGGGCCTGGAGGACATCAGCGAGGGCACCCTGCGCATCGGCGACCGCATCGTCAACGACGTGCCGCCGAAGGACCGCGACATCGCGATGGTGTTCCAGAACTACGCGCTGTACCCGCACATGAACGTCTACGACAACATGGCCTTCGGCCTGAAGCTGCGCAAGACCCCCAAGGATCAGATCGACAAGCGCGTGCGTGACGCCGCCAAGATCCTGCAGATCGAGCACCTGCTGGGCCGCAAGCCCAAGGAGCTCTCGGGTGGTCAGCGTCAGCGCGTGGCGCTGGGCCGCGCCATCGTGCGCGAGCCGAAAGTGTTCCTGATGGACGAGCCGCTCTCGAACCTGGACGCCAAGCTGCGCGTGGAGATGCGCTCGCAGATCTCCCAGCTGCACCGCCGCCTGGGCACCACCATCATCTACGTGACGCACGACCAGGTGGAGGCCATGACCATGGGCAGCCGCATCGTGGTGATGCGTGACGGCGTGATCCAGCAGGTGGACACCCCGCTGAACCTCTACGACTTCCCGCGCAACAAGTTCGTGGCCGGCTTCATCGGCAGCCCCAGCATGAACTTCCTGAACGGCAAGATCCAGAACGGCCAGTTCGTGGTCGGCGGTGCACCGGTCGCGGCCCAGGGCCGCCTCTCGGAGAGCATGCGCGCCTACGAGGGCAAGGACGTCGTGATGGGCATCCGTCCGGAGCACATCGGCCTGCGCGGCATGACCAACCTGCCGGAAGGCACCAACATCATCCGTGGCCGCGTGCTGGTGGTGGAGCCGCTGGGCGCCCAGACCGACTTCATCGTGGAGATCGCCGGGCAGACCCTCACCGTCAAGGTGGAGGGCCAGGCGCGTATCCAGCCGGGTGACAGCGTGGAACTGGTCGTGGACCAGCGCCGCCTGCACGCCTTCGACGCCCAGACCGAGATGGCCATTGACCGTGGCAGCCCGGTGGGCACGCTCGGCCAGGCCGACCTGGACATGAGCCAGACGCAGGCGACCGTCATCTCGGCCGACTGA
- a CDS encoding Rod shape-determining protein MreD translates to MNITFRVVRAIVYFLLLLGLQGALASLLAPLGVTAPDLFLLTGVALALRLRSVPALLAGYGVGLLQDVLGHGLLGLHAAAVAGGVLLVLGARRQLTDGGVVGAILTVVIAILGQWTAFLILTYWLRGGLVTVDALMRVLPWELALTVLVYPLWNRLMSWGLGPRPGADAELAA, encoded by the coding sequence ATGAACATCACCTTCCGCGTCGTGCGCGCCATCGTGTATTTTCTGCTGCTGCTGGGCCTGCAGGGGGCGCTTGCCAGCCTGCTGGCCCCGCTGGGCGTCACGGCACCCGACCTGTTCCTGCTGACCGGCGTGGCGCTGGCGCTACGGCTGCGGTCCGTGCCGGCGCTGCTGGCCGGGTACGGGGTGGGGCTGCTGCAGGACGTGCTGGGCCACGGCCTGCTGGGCCTGCACGCGGCGGCGGTGGCTGGTGGAGTGCTGCTGGTGCTGGGCGCGCGCCGGCAACTCACGGACGGCGGCGTGGTCGGGGCCATTCTCACGGTGGTGATTGCCATCCTGGGGCAGTGGACCGCGTTTCTGATTCTGACCTACTGGCTGCGCGGCGGCCTCGTGACGGTGGACGCCCTGATGCGGGTGCTGCCCTGGGAACTGGCGTTGACGGTGCTGGTGTATCCGCTGTGGAACCGGCTGATGAGCTGGGGTCTGGGACCCCGCCCCGGCGCCGACGCGGAGCTGGCCGCATGA
- a CDS encoding peptidoglycan D,D-transpeptidase FtsI family protein, giving the protein MNRIRWLALGMSVALGVFGVRLYNLQVVHHAQFAVQSESNYQKDEVVRALRGEIRTSDGVLLATNRLAVDLIYTGGEVGSWDKIRYLAGVQPDQTQGDAPRPPDFSHEREVVLARNIKAENLPALYEYTALQPNLELRERVERIYPQGKLAAHLLGYTAEADESEVEDEGYTLGDLVGKSGLEYSLQQTLMGKNGVRRVEVTATGRPQSTRTVDPGQKGRDVVLTIDSALQRAAEQALREALPEINRNRAKYHSPPEPLVRGAIIALDPRTGAVLAMASSPTFDPNWFSRTPSPDPKAKAAALLSSSLDAVMQNRVVQTYDPGSVFKPSTTLAFVEKWGNRTVPCAPAYRFGSGTWHNWAHYSLGMVDARLALAYSCNPWYYDSAAQHPVEYSNVVAQRVKQLGFGHPTGLELVGEKTGDVPSEQGFLHSDRRDKSWQPGMSLNMSIGQGDVQVTPAQLALALSTILNNGHKRPLTVIRKEGGKVLPPKPVQDVSNGETATFRLVQEGLSMTTSDQYRYATAKHMLGPDFFPVRTAGKTGTAENGLSRKYNYSYTNAFYEGYGPLGNPNFLVVSFFQNGGEGSGPGLTAATKMFAARWCIKLNDRNHALPDQTPCTGELSQMHERMKKDARKAEAEAQAAQ; this is encoded by the coding sequence ATGAACCGCATCCGCTGGCTGGCGCTGGGCATGAGCGTGGCGCTAGGCGTATTCGGGGTGCGGCTCTATAACCTGCAGGTGGTACATCACGCGCAGTTCGCGGTGCAGAGCGAGAGCAACTACCAGAAGGACGAGGTGGTGCGGGCGCTGCGCGGGGAGATCCGCACCAGCGACGGTGTGCTGCTCGCCACCAACCGGCTGGCGGTGGACCTGATCTACACCGGCGGCGAGGTGGGCAGCTGGGACAAGATCCGCTATCTCGCGGGCGTGCAGCCGGATCAGACGCAGGGAGATGCCCCCAGGCCGCCCGATTTCAGCCACGAGCGCGAGGTGGTGCTGGCCCGCAACATCAAGGCCGAGAACCTACCGGCGCTCTACGAGTACACGGCGCTGCAACCGAACCTGGAGCTGCGCGAGCGGGTGGAGCGCATCTATCCGCAAGGCAAGCTGGCCGCACATCTGCTGGGCTACACCGCCGAAGCCGATGAGAGCGAGGTGGAGGACGAGGGCTACACCCTGGGCGACCTGGTGGGCAAGAGCGGGCTGGAGTACAGCCTGCAGCAGACGTTGATGGGCAAGAACGGCGTGCGGCGGGTGGAGGTGACGGCCACCGGGCGGCCACAGAGCACCCGGACCGTGGACCCCGGGCAGAAGGGCCGGGACGTGGTACTGACCATTGACAGCGCGCTCCAGCGGGCCGCCGAGCAGGCGCTGCGGGAGGCGCTGCCGGAGATCAACCGCAACCGCGCCAAGTACCACAGCCCGCCGGAGCCGCTGGTGCGCGGCGCCATCATTGCGCTGGACCCACGCACCGGAGCGGTGCTGGCGATGGCCAGCAGCCCCACTTTCGACCCGAACTGGTTCTCGCGCACGCCCAGCCCCGACCCCAAGGCCAAGGCTGCCGCGCTGCTGAGCAGCAGCCTGGACGCGGTGATGCAGAACCGGGTGGTGCAGACCTACGACCCCGGCAGCGTGTTCAAGCCCAGCACCACCCTCGCCTTTGTGGAGAAGTGGGGCAACCGGACGGTGCCGTGCGCTCCGGCCTACCGCTTCGGGTCCGGCACGTGGCACAACTGGGCGCACTACTCGCTGGGCATGGTGGACGCCCGGCTGGCGCTGGCGTACTCATGCAACCCGTGGTACTACGACAGCGCCGCCCAGCACCCGGTGGAGTACAGCAACGTGGTGGCCCAGCGGGTGAAGCAGCTGGGCTTCGGGCACCCCACCGGCCTGGAACTGGTGGGTGAGAAGACCGGCGACGTGCCGAGCGAGCAGGGCTTCCTGCACAGCGACCGGCGGGACAAGAGCTGGCAGCCGGGCATGAGCCTGAACATGAGCATCGGTCAGGGCGACGTGCAGGTGACGCCGGCCCAGCTGGCGCTGGCGCTCAGCACTATTCTGAACAACGGCCACAAGCGTCCGCTGACCGTGATCCGCAAGGAGGGCGGGAAGGTGCTGCCGCCCAAGCCGGTGCAGGACGTGAGCAACGGCGAGACAGCCACCTTCCGGCTGGTGCAGGAGGGCCTGAGCATGACCACCAGCGACCAGTACCGCTACGCCACCGCCAAACACATGCTGGGGCCGGACTTCTTCCCGGTGCGGACCGCCGGCAAGACCGGCACCGCCGAGAACGGGCTGAGCCGCAAGTACAACTACAGCTACACCAACGCCTTCTATGAGGGCTACGGTCCGCTGGGCAACCCGAACTTTCTGGTGGTCAGCTTCTTCCAGAACGGCGGCGAGGGCTCCGGCCCCGGCCTGACGGCCGCCACCAAGATGTTCGCGGCCCGCTGGTGCATCAAGCTGAATGACCGCAACCACGCGCTCCCGGATCAGACACCGTGCACCGGCGAGCTGAGCCAGATGCATGAGCGCATGAAAAAGGACGCCAGGAAGGCCGAGGCCGAGGCACAGGCGGCGCAGTAA
- the rnhA gene encoding ribonuclease HI has protein sequence MTRTFRPQPRKDAARDLLPIQACIQPATPIAGENVELYADGACDTAAGHGGWATILRYRGTELELSGHEAGTTNNRMELTALLQGLQALKRPCQVRVVTDSQYLRKAFTDKWIVKWQRNGWKTAGNDPVKNQDLWEALIEQAQKHALTFVWVKGHNGHGENERVDKKAVEERLKLRRSSR, from the coding sequence GTGACCCGCACCTTTCGTCCACAGCCCAGAAAAGATGCCGCCCGTGACCTGCTGCCGATCCAGGCGTGCATCCAGCCGGCCACGCCCATCGCGGGGGAGAACGTCGAGCTGTATGCCGACGGCGCCTGCGACACGGCCGCCGGCCACGGTGGCTGGGCCACCATCCTGCGCTACCGGGGCACCGAGCTGGAGCTCAGCGGCCACGAGGCCGGCACCACCAACAACCGCATGGAGCTGACCGCGCTGCTGCAGGGCCTGCAGGCGCTCAAGCGGCCGTGTCAGGTGCGGGTGGTCACCGACAGCCAGTACCTGCGCAAGGCGTTCACCGACAAGTGGATCGTGAAGTGGCAGCGCAACGGCTGGAAGACGGCCGGCAACGACCCGGTCAAGAATCAAGACCTCTGGGAGGCGCTGATCGAGCAGGCCCAGAAGCACGCGTTGACCTTCGTGTGGGTCAAGGGCCACAACGGGCACGGCGAGAACGAGCGGGTGGACAAGAAGGCGGTGGAGGAGCGGCTGAAGTTGCGCAGGAGCAGCCGCTGA
- the secA gene encoding preprotein translocase subunit SecA, with protein sequence MFRVLNKIFDNNQRDVARITKTVVQPVAALEEQTKTVEDLAAAFLALRERVQTGGETLDDVMVEAFALIREAGRRSIGKRHYDVQLIGGAALHQGRIAEMRTGEGKTLVATLALCLNALSGKGAHLVTVNDYLARVGAEEMGLLFRTLGLTVGLIQRDMQPMQRQAAYACDITYVTNSELGFDYLRDNMAQDPSQLVLRADTPLNFAIVDEVDSILIDEARTPLIISGAAEKATDQYYVIAKLVKRLNRGEPAEPGKRTEPTGDYTIDEKSKGVHLTEQGITRLERLLSIDDLYSQENMEKAHMITQALRAKDLYHRDTDYIVSAEGEVIIIDEFTGRSMAGRRYGEGLHQAIEAKEGVKIENENQTLATITYQNFFRLYQKFSGMTGTAKTEEKEFLDIYGSDVLVIPTNLPIIRQDAEDLIYRTKVGKFGAVVQETVQMHATGRPVLIGTVSIETSELLSQLLHQAGVPHNVLNAKYEAQEASIVAQAGRSNQVTIATNMAGRGTDIMLGGNAEFMLGEALESMGLSRYDQATENFIKSVMRKDGQAQQLATLLPGVTPEFVQQAEQMRDAVEQDRVRVREAGGLHIIGTERHESRRIDNQLRGRAGRQGDPGSSRFYVSFEDELMRLFANDRVVAMMDRLGMDDSQPIEAKMVTGAIERAQARVEDRNFGTRKQLLEFDNVMSKQREIVYAQRREVLLGPDADVEESTEGMVADFVEMQLAEFAPLDGDHEQWDLEALKAAIVDAIPALEAFDFETLRTLPAEDAHRHMLEAAADAFDERKAELGPELLNGVSRYVLLQVVDQYWKEHLHGMDVLRQGIGLRGYGQRDPFSEYKFEATNMFNEMIDKLKGEVTKYLFRMQVGGTAAA encoded by the coding sequence ATGTTCCGTGTCCTCAATAAGATTTTTGACAACAACCAGCGAGACGTCGCTCGGATCACCAAGACCGTGGTCCAGCCGGTCGCCGCCCTGGAAGAGCAGACCAAAACGGTTGAGGATCTGGCCGCCGCCTTCCTGGCCCTGCGTGAGCGGGTGCAGACGGGCGGCGAGACGCTGGACGACGTGATGGTGGAAGCCTTCGCGCTGATCCGCGAGGCGGGCCGCCGCAGCATCGGCAAGCGCCACTACGACGTGCAGCTGATCGGCGGCGCGGCGCTGCACCAGGGCCGCATCGCGGAGATGCGCACCGGTGAGGGCAAGACGCTGGTGGCCACCCTGGCGCTGTGCCTGAACGCCCTGAGCGGCAAGGGCGCGCACCTCGTCACGGTGAACGACTACCTGGCGCGGGTGGGCGCCGAGGAGATGGGGCTGCTGTTCCGCACCCTGGGCCTGACGGTGGGCCTGATCCAGCGCGACATGCAGCCGATGCAGCGTCAGGCCGCCTATGCCTGCGACATCACCTACGTGACCAACAGCGAGCTGGGCTTCGACTACCTGCGCGACAACATGGCTCAGGACCCCTCCCAGCTGGTGCTGCGTGCCGACACGCCGCTGAACTTCGCCATTGTGGACGAGGTGGACAGCATCCTGATCGACGAGGCCCGCACCCCGCTGATCATCTCGGGGGCCGCAGAGAAGGCCACCGACCAGTACTACGTGATCGCCAAGCTGGTCAAGCGCCTGAATCGCGGCGAGCCGGCCGAGCCGGGCAAGCGCACCGAGCCAACCGGCGATTACACCATCGACGAGAAGAGCAAGGGCGTGCACCTGACCGAGCAGGGCATCACCCGGCTGGAGCGGCTGCTCTCCATTGACGACCTGTACAGCCAGGAAAACATGGAGAAGGCCCACATGATCACCCAGGCGCTGCGCGCCAAGGACCTGTATCACCGCGACACCGACTACATCGTGTCGGCGGAGGGCGAGGTGATCATCATCGACGAGTTCACCGGGCGCAGCATGGCGGGCCGCCGCTACGGTGAGGGGCTGCACCAGGCCATCGAGGCCAAAGAGGGCGTCAAGATCGAGAACGAGAACCAGACGCTCGCCACCATCACCTACCAGAATTTCTTCCGCCTGTACCAGAAGTTCTCGGGCATGACCGGGACCGCCAAGACCGAGGAAAAGGAATTCCTGGACATCTACGGCAGCGACGTGCTGGTGATCCCCACCAACCTGCCGATCATCCGCCAGGACGCCGAGGACCTGATCTACCGCACCAAGGTCGGCAAGTTCGGCGCGGTGGTGCAGGAAACGGTCCAGATGCACGCCACCGGCCGCCCGGTGCTGATCGGCACGGTCAGCATCGAGACCTCGGAGCTGCTGTCACAGCTGCTGCATCAGGCTGGGGTTCCGCACAACGTGCTGAACGCCAAGTACGAGGCGCAGGAAGCGAGCATCGTGGCGCAGGCGGGGCGCAGCAATCAGGTGACCATCGCCACGAACATGGCCGGACGCGGCACCGACATCATGCTGGGCGGCAACGCGGAATTCATGCTGGGCGAGGCGCTGGAATCCATGGGCCTGTCGCGCTACGACCAGGCCACCGAGAACTTCATCAAGTCGGTGATGCGCAAGGACGGTCAGGCGCAGCAGCTGGCCACGCTGCTGCCGGGCGTCACGCCCGAGTTCGTGCAGCAGGCCGAGCAGATGCGCGACGCGGTGGAACAGGACCGGGTGCGGGTGCGCGAGGCCGGCGGCCTGCACATCATCGGCACCGAGCGGCACGAGTCGCGGCGCATCGACAACCAGCTGCGCGGCCGCGCGGGCCGTCAGGGGGACCCGGGCAGCAGCCGCTTCTACGTCAGCTTCGAGGACGAGCTGATGCGTCTGTTCGCCAACGACCGGGTGGTGGCCATGATGGACCGCCTGGGCATGGACGACAGCCAGCCGATCGAGGCCAAGATGGTCACGGGGGCCATCGAGCGGGCGCAGGCGCGCGTGGAGGACCGCAACTTCGGCACCCGCAAGCAGCTGCTGGAGTTCGACAACGTGATGAGCAAGCAGCGCGAGATCGTGTACGCCCAGCGCCGCGAGGTGCTGCTGGGGCCGGACGCGGACGTGGAGGAGAGCACCGAAGGGATGGTCGCGGACTTCGTGGAGATGCAGCTGGCCGAGTTCGCCCCGCTGGACGGCGACCACGAGCAGTGGGACCTGGAGGCGCTGAAGGCGGCCATCGTGGACGCGATTCCGGCGCTGGAAGCGTTCGACTTTGAGACGCTGCGGACCCTGCCAGCCGAGGACGCCCACCGCCACATGCTGGAAGCCGCCGCCGACGCCTTCGACGAGCGCAAGGCAGAGCTGGGGCCGGAGCTGCTCAACGGGGTGTCGCGCTACGTGCTGCTGCAGGTGGTGGACCAGTACTGGAAGGAGCACCTGCACGGCATGGATGTGCTGCGTCAGGGCATCGGGCTGCGCGGCTACGGCCAGCGCGACCCCTTCTCCGAGTACAAGTTCGAGGCCACCAACATGTTCAACGAGATGATCGACAAGCTCAAGGGCGAGGTGACCAAGTACCTGTTCCGGATGCAGGTGGGGGGCACCGCCGCCGCCTGA
- the mreC gene encoding rod shape-determining protein MreC, translated as MTSRSGRPRTQGRIWRRAALLYLLLLALSMVALRFQLVAPASLSSGIAPLTRAFLEGAANIRFAYNTLVRDRDLSQRYYTLQQQNDVLRQRNELLSREVARLRQVTQIIATQAPNVVGIAQVTAVDPSPLLSRLTLNKGAADGLRVRMPVTVPSGLVGQVVQVTSESAVVLSLVDPESRVGVTLARNKGGRGLAFGAPPDRLRAEFSLGVDIRPGDVLVTSSLGGVFPVGIKVGTVERVLPLGPNDVNRTVIVKPAVDVNLTEDVTVLGGL; from the coding sequence GTGACGTCCCGGTCCGGCCGGCCGCGCACCCAGGGCCGCATCTGGCGACGGGCGGCGCTGCTGTACCTGTTGCTGCTGGCGCTGAGCATGGTGGCGCTGCGGTTTCAGCTGGTGGCCCCGGCCTCGCTGTCGAGCGGCATTGCGCCGCTGACCCGCGCCTTTCTGGAGGGGGCGGCCAACATCCGCTTCGCCTACAACACCCTGGTGCGCGACCGGGACCTGAGCCAGCGCTATTACACGCTGCAGCAGCAGAACGACGTGCTGCGCCAGCGCAACGAGCTGCTCAGCCGGGAAGTGGCGCGGCTGCGGCAGGTCACGCAGATCATCGCCACCCAGGCGCCCAACGTGGTGGGCATCGCCCAGGTCACGGCCGTGGACCCCAGCCCGCTGCTCAGCCGCCTGACGCTCAACAAGGGCGCCGCCGACGGGCTGCGGGTGCGCATGCCGGTGACGGTCCCGTCCGGGCTGGTGGGTCAGGTGGTGCAGGTGACGTCCGAGAGCGCAGTGGTGCTGTCGCTGGTGGACCCGGAGAGCCGGGTGGGGGTCACGCTGGCCCGCAACAAGGGCGGGCGCGGGCTGGCCTTCGGCGCGCCGCCGGACCGACTGCGGGCCGAGTTCTCGCTGGGCGTGGATATCCGCCCCGGCGATGTGCTGGTCACGTCCAGCCTGGGCGGCGTGTTTCCGGTGGGCATCAAGGTGGGCACGGTGGAACGGGTGCTGCCGCTTGGCCCCAACGACGTGAACCGCACCGTGATCGTGAAGCCGGCCGTGGACGTGAACCTCACAGAAGACGTGACCGTGCTGGGCGGCCTGTGA
- a CDS encoding PIG-L deacetylase family protein codes for MRIMAVFAHPDDEIGCIGTLAKHAARGDQVMLVWTTLGELASQFGDAPHEEVTRIRQEHGAWVAQRIGADHRFFDMGDSRMTGGRDEALQLARLYAEFQPNAVIAWPDDHPHPDHRMSAKIAFDAITLARIPKIINEGLETPLQPWREGIRFYQYHSEVSRYPEVFVDIESTIEVSAEVAAFYQQFYKWQFTPEQYREGRARTGAMCNAKFAERFTLRAAHTGAREFLG; via the coding sequence ATGAGGATCATGGCTGTGTTTGCCCACCCGGACGACGAGATCGGCTGCATCGGAACGCTCGCCAAGCACGCGGCACGCGGCGACCAGGTGATGCTGGTATGGACCACCCTGGGCGAACTGGCCAGTCAGTTCGGCGACGCGCCGCACGAGGAAGTGACGCGCATCCGTCAGGAACACGGCGCGTGGGTGGCCCAGCGCATCGGCGCCGATCACCGCTTCTTCGACATGGGCGACAGCCGCATGACCGGAGGCCGCGACGAGGCGCTGCAGCTGGCCCGGCTGTACGCCGAATTCCAGCCGAACGCCGTGATCGCCTGGCCCGACGACCACCCGCACCCGGACCATCGCATGAGCGCCAAGATCGCCTTCGACGCCATCACGCTGGCCCGGATCCCCAAGATCATCAACGAGGGCCTGGAGACGCCGCTTCAGCCGTGGCGCGAGGGCATCCGCTTCTACCAGTACCACTCGGAGGTGAGCCGCTACCCGGAGGTGTTCGTGGACATCGAGAGCACCATTGAGGTCTCGGCGGAGGTGGCCGCCTTCTACCAGCAGTTCTACAAGTGGCAGTTCACGCCCGAGCAGTACCGCGAAGGGCGCGCCCGCACCGGGGCCATGTGCAACGCCAAGTTCGCGGAGCGCTTTACGCTGCGGGCGGCCCACACCGGCGCCCGGGAGTTCCTGGGATAA